In Musa acuminata AAA Group cultivar baxijiao chromosome BXJ2-3, Cavendish_Baxijiao_AAA, whole genome shotgun sequence, the following proteins share a genomic window:
- the LOC135607784 gene encoding zinc-finger homeodomain protein 4-like → MDVSGREEEMPTPMASACVGDHGHNSSIHDTPPIHHSTNGPPPPLSIVTTEDHHHHGKKGVVVKYRECHKNHAASIGGSATDGCGEFMPSGEEGTPEALKCSACGCHRNFHRKETEGEPSCDCFHPFRGRKVMMGQKGFLVSGSDAFGYSPASNSLVPRVVMPLGAMQTSESDEMEGVGGMVPRPAMVKKRFRTRFTTEQKEKMLRFAEKVGWRLQKQEESVVQQFCQETGVKRRVLKVWMHNNKHNLAGKISLQLE, encoded by the coding sequence ATGGATGTTTCTGGTCGTGAAGAAGAGATGCCAACACCAATGGCCAGTGCATGTGTTGGTGATCATGGCCACAACAGCAGCATCCATGACACCCCTCCTATCCACCACTCCACCAATgggcctcctcctcccctctccaTTGTCACCACAGAGGACCACCATCACCATGGCAAGAAAGGGGTGGTGGTGAAGTACAGGGAGTGCCACAAGAACCACGCAGCTTCCATCGGTGGGAGTGCTACTGATGGCTGTGGTGAGTTCATGCCAAGTGGGGAGGAAGGAACTCCAGAGGCCTTGAAGTGCTCTGCCTGCGGCTGCCACAGGAACTTCCACAGGAAAGAGACAGAAGGCGAGCCCTCGTGTGACTGCTTCCACCCCTTTAGGGGGAGGAAGGTGATGATGGGTCAGAAGGGCTTCCTCGTCTCAGGATCAGATGCATTTGGCTACAGCCCTGCAAGCAACAGCCTCGTTCCAAGGGTGGTGATGCCACTGGGAGCCATGCAGACCTCCGAGTCTGACGAGATGGAAGGAGTTGGCGGGATGGTGCCGAGGCCTGCCATGGTGAAGAAGAGGTTCAGAACTAGGTTTACCACAGAGCAGAAGGAGAAGATGCTGAGATTTGCTGAGAAGGTGGGATGGAGGCTTCAGAAGCAGGAGGAGAGTGTGGTGCAGCAGTTCTGCCAGGAGACTGGGGTGAAGAGGAGAGTCCTCAAGGTGTGGATGCACAACAACAAGCACAATTTGGCAGGGAAGATCTCTCTCCAGCTTGAATGA
- the LOC135607780 gene encoding zinc finger BED domain-containing protein RICESLEEPER 2-like, with the protein MSMTGGNDTEPVKTETTPPTSRRGRKKSSVWEHFTIEEVSGGCTRACCKLCKQTFAYSSGSKIAGTSHLKRHIALGSCPKIKFQNKLALAKVVGDTLDPPKRRYRSSGFSSVFDQDQSYVNLAKMIIVHEYPHDMVEHPAFVAFVHSLQPLFRMVDVNTIEGEVLSLYQKEKQNLIQVFGTMPGRISLTIGLWTTSQTLGYICLCGQFIDSEWKLHRRMLNFMMVSSPHSENALSEAISVSLSDWNMKSRLFTITLDNTCSSHDIYSANLRDHLSNKNMLMLKGQLFVVRCYANILNVIAGDVIASIHGIIYNIRESIKFVKASPAREEKFAEIALQLEILSTKALSLDVTTQWNTTYLMLVAALEYKQAFNFLETCDDNYNEAPTADDWKKVDVVCTYLKLLYDSANVVMAAADLTANIFFHEAWKTQAELTNATLSEDTMVSSIAKEMHEKFDKYWKDCSLVLALAVVMDPRFKMKLVEFSFSKIYGADSARYVKLVDDSVHELYLEYVEQPLPQTLAYVDQGEANHANGDDKNVPTTSMPAADGLQDFDMYLSELAVNQSSKSEIDQYLEESLMPRIQEFDILNWWKLNYLKYPTLSKMAQDILAIPVSMVDTGCSIFSSGTGSRVLDEYRSSLRPETVEALFCAKDWLQYLPTMAEPPLAAVVNMET; encoded by the exons ATGAG CATGACCGGAGGTAATGATACTGAACCAGTCAAAACAGAAACAACACCACCAACTTCAAGACGCGGGAGAAAGAAATCATCAGTTTGGGAGCACTTCACTATTGAAGAAGTATCCGGAGGATGTACACGAGCTTGCTGCAAGCTTTGCAAACAAACCTTTGCATACAGTAGTGGGTCGAAGATAGCCGGCACCAGCCACCTCAAGAGACATATTGCCTTAGGTTCCTGCCCCAAAATAAAATTTCAGAACAAACTGGCACTTGCAAAAGTTGTTGGAGATACCCTTGATCCACCCAAAAGACGCTATAGGTCATCTGGCTTTTCAAGTGTATTCGACCAGGATCAAAGTTATGTAAATCTTGCAAAGATGATCATTGTGCATGAGTACCCTCACGACATGGTTGAACACCCTGCTTTCGTTGCTTTTGTTCATAGTCTCCAGCCGCTATTTAGGATGGTCGATGTCAATACCATTGAAGGAGAGGTCTTATCACTCTATCAGAAGGAAAAACAAAACCTCATACAGGTCTTTGGAACTATGCCTGGAAGGATTAGCCTGACAATAGGTCTGTGGACAACTAGTCAGACTCTTGGCTACATTTGCCTTTGTGGGCAATTCATTGATAGTGAGTGGAAGTTGCATCGGAGAATGCTTAACTTCATGATGGTATCTTCTCCCCATTCAGAAAATGCTCTTAGCGAAGCCATCAGTGTTAGCCTTTCAGATTGGAATATGAAGAGTAGGTTGTTCACCATAACTTTAGACAACACTTGCTCATCACATGACATCTATAGTGCAAATCTAAGGGATCACCTCTCCAATAAAAACATGCTTATGCTGAAAGGACAATTGTTTGTTGTACGTTGCTACGCCAATATCCTGAATGTTATTGCGGGAGATGTGATTGCTTCAATTCATGGTATCATATATAACATTCGTGAAAGTATAAAATTTGTGAAAGCATCTCCGGCCCGTGAGGAAAAATTTGCTGAGATTGCCTTACAACTTGAAATTCTCAGCACGAAGGCCCTATCTCTTGATGTCACAACACAATGGAACACAACTTACCTCATGTTAGTAGCTGCCTTGGAATATAAACAAGCATTTAATTTCTTGGAAACCTGTGACGATAATTACAATGAAGCTCCAACAGCTGATGACTGGAAGAAGGTGGACGTTGTTTGTACATACCTAAAACTTCTATATGACTCTGCAAATGTTGTCATGGCAGCAGCAGATCTAACTGCAAATATATTTTTTCATGAAGCTTGGAAAACTCAGGCGGAGCTGACTAATGCAACATTGAGTGAGGACACTATGGTTAGCAGCATAGCTAAAGAGATGCACGAGAAATTTGACAAATATTGGAAAGATTGCAGCCTTGTCTTGGCTCTTGCTGTGGTTATGGATCCTCGTTTTAAGATGAAGCTAGTTGAGTTCAGCTTTTCAAAGATTTATGGTGCAGATTCTGCCAGATATGTTAAGTTGGTTGATGACAGTGTTCATGAGCTCTATCTCGAATATGTTGAACAGCCACTTCCTCAAACTCTGGCTTATGTGGACCAAGGAGAGGCCAACCATGCCAATGGCGATGACAAAAATGTGCCCACGACATCAATGCCTGCGGCGGATGGGCTTCAAGACTTTGATATGTATCTGTCTGAGTTAGCCGTGAATCAGTCATCTAAGTCAGAGATAGATCAGTATTTGGAAGAGTCACTTATGCCACGGATTCAAGAGTTTGATATCTTGAACTGGTGGAAGCTCAACTACCTAAAGTATCCTACACTCTCAAAGATGGCTCAGGATATTTTAGCTATTCCAGTATCAATGGTCGATACAGGCTGTTCTATATTTAGTTCAGGAACCGGGAGCAGAGTGCTTGATGAATATCGAAGTTCTTTACGCCCGGAGACAGTGGAAGCACTTTTTTGTGCAAAGGACTGGCTCCAGTACTTGCCCACCATGGCAGAGCCACCATTGGCAGCAGTAGTCAACATGGAAACCTAG